The proteins below are encoded in one region of Arthrobacter sp. CJ23:
- a CDS encoding M20 family metallopeptidase produces MTSQTLAAAVDVDTLKKAVSGTIDSWEDRLRQVSRIIHDNPELAFEERLAAETLASIAEEAGFAVERSAYGMETCFEAVRGSGDFTVVICAEYDALPEIGHACGHNIIATAALGTGLALGEVADELGLRVVLLGTPAEEHGGGKALLLEAGAWEQATVSMMVHGAAGNEDFSCAITHSQAVDRFAVTFNGRAAHAAAAPHKAINAGDAATISQIAIGLLRQQLPDGVRLNAFVEHGGDVTNVIPARTVVSAEVRAHDLETLEDIKERMLNCFAGGALASGCTWEVAPTEPRYENLVQNTLLAEAWDRNLKALGRTIVEVSGLGGGSTDMGNVSHAVPSIHPMISVLGASGVPHTIEFATDAGSPAGEQAALDGALGMAWTTIDMVTNPETREALLALQAARRPGATRSPALG; encoded by the coding sequence ATGACCAGCCAGACCCTAGCCGCCGCCGTCGACGTCGATACCCTCAAGAAGGCCGTTTCCGGCACCATCGACTCGTGGGAAGACCGCCTGCGCCAGGTCAGCCGGATCATCCACGACAACCCGGAACTGGCCTTCGAGGAACGGCTCGCCGCGGAAACCCTCGCCTCCATCGCCGAGGAGGCCGGGTTCGCCGTCGAACGCAGCGCCTACGGAATGGAAACCTGCTTCGAGGCGGTGCGGGGCAGCGGTGACTTCACCGTGGTGATCTGTGCTGAGTACGACGCCCTGCCGGAGATCGGCCACGCCTGCGGGCACAACATCATCGCGACGGCGGCCCTCGGCACAGGGCTCGCCCTCGGCGAAGTGGCCGACGAGCTTGGCCTGCGGGTGGTGCTCCTGGGCACTCCGGCAGAGGAGCACGGCGGCGGCAAGGCACTGCTGCTCGAAGCCGGCGCTTGGGAGCAGGCAACGGTTTCCATGATGGTCCACGGCGCCGCCGGCAACGAGGACTTCAGCTGCGCGATCACCCACTCCCAGGCCGTGGACCGCTTCGCCGTAACCTTCAACGGCCGTGCTGCCCACGCCGCCGCTGCCCCGCACAAGGCCATCAACGCCGGCGACGCCGCCACGATCTCCCAGATAGCGATCGGCCTGCTGCGCCAGCAGCTCCCCGACGGCGTCCGGCTGAACGCCTTCGTGGAGCACGGAGGCGACGTCACCAACGTCATCCCGGCCCGCACCGTGGTCAGCGCCGAAGTCCGCGCCCACGATCTCGAGACCCTTGAGGACATCAAGGAGCGCATGCTGAACTGCTTCGCCGGGGGCGCGCTCGCCAGCGGCTGCACCTGGGAAGTCGCGCCCACCGAGCCGCGCTACGAAAACCTGGTCCAGAACACGCTGCTGGCGGAGGCCTGGGACCGGAACCTCAAGGCCCTGGGCCGCACGATCGTGGAAGTCAGCGGGCTCGGCGGCGGCTCCACGGACATGGGCAACGTGTCGCACGCCGTTCCCTCGATCCACCCGATGATCTCCGTTCTCGGTGCCAGCGGTGTTCCGCACACCATCGAATTCGCCACCGACGCCGGGTCCCCGGCAGGCGAGCAGGCCGCCCTGGACGGCGCGCTCGGCATGGCCTGGACCACCATTGACATGGTCACCAACCCGGAAACCCGCGAAGCCCTGCTCGCATTGCAGGCGGCCCGGCGTCCCGGCGCGACCCGCAGCCCGGCGCTCGGCTGA
- a CDS encoding LacI family DNA-binding transcriptional regulator has protein sequence MVKAHRATIQDVAVLSGLSICTVSRALRKLPNVSEKAQRQVAEAAAKLGYKASSAASRLAGGSTGSIAIIAPTATAWFFAQAVEAAEEVFADSGYDTVLISLRNKASVRRKVLGDLSGLAQRVDGVLLLNVELSDDEIAALVASGLAVASVGMSKVPWDNVGIDDEHAAWAATSHLLGLGHWDLAVLAGRETRGNSVLTSGDRLKGFGRALAEHHLTVHPDLVISADSSIDGGRRAMTELIAHRSVPSAIFAECDEAAFGALMALREHGLSAPKNVSIIGIDDHPMSWFLGLSTVAQPVADQGAFAANLLCERLQSPETPNQAANHLLDTKLIERKTTRHKR, from the coding sequence ATGGTTAAGGCTCACCGCGCCACCATCCAGGACGTCGCTGTCCTGTCCGGTTTGTCCATCTGTACCGTGTCCAGGGCGCTCCGGAAGCTGCCCAATGTCTCGGAAAAGGCGCAGCGCCAGGTGGCCGAGGCCGCCGCCAAGCTCGGCTACAAGGCATCCTCGGCAGCGTCCCGCCTGGCCGGCGGCAGCACCGGGTCCATCGCCATCATCGCCCCCACCGCCACGGCATGGTTCTTTGCCCAGGCCGTGGAAGCGGCCGAGGAAGTGTTCGCGGACAGCGGCTACGACACCGTCCTGATCAGCCTCCGCAACAAGGCCAGCGTGCGCCGCAAGGTCCTGGGCGACCTCAGCGGCCTGGCCCAGCGCGTGGATGGCGTGCTCCTGCTGAACGTGGAGCTTAGCGACGACGAGATCGCGGCCCTGGTGGCCTCTGGCCTGGCCGTGGCCAGCGTCGGGATGAGCAAGGTTCCCTGGGACAACGTGGGGATTGACGACGAACATGCGGCCTGGGCGGCAACCTCCCACCTGCTGGGGCTGGGCCACTGGGACCTGGCCGTGCTGGCGGGCCGCGAGACGCGCGGGAATTCCGTGCTCACCTCGGGGGACCGGCTCAAGGGCTTCGGTAGGGCCCTGGCCGAGCACCACCTCACGGTGCATCCGGACCTGGTCATCAGCGCCGACTCCAGCATCGACGGCGGCCGCCGGGCAATGACCGAGCTCATCGCCCACCGCAGCGTGCCCAGCGCCATCTTCGCGGAGTGCGACGAAGCCGCATTCGGTGCGCTCATGGCACTGCGCGAACACGGCCTCTCGGCACCCAAGAACGTTTCCATCATCGGCATCGACGATCACCCTATGAGTTGGTTCCTGGGCCTGAGCACTGTGGCGCAGCCCGTTGCCGACCAGGGCGCGTTCGCCGCCAACCTGCTGTGCGAACGCCTGCAGAGTCCCGAGACCCCCAACCAAGCCGCCAACCATCTGCTGGACACCAAACTCATCGAACGCAAAACCACGCGCCACAAGCGCTGA
- a CDS encoding GntR family transcriptional regulator codes for MSKRNRGVFVSELTSEDVREIYAVREAVELAAANTLLDSEPEQVTDTCRELKGIIRSMAKQVAASDWQAIARLDMQFHTAFVSGTGNTRLIRIYETLAAESRMCILSLEVAYPRIDALVQEHQTLLDLLEARDRSGLQQAIKRHMRKAVEDLTSTTEANGITA; via the coding sequence GTGAGCAAGCGCAACCGTGGCGTCTTCGTGTCGGAGCTTACAAGTGAAGACGTCAGGGAGATCTACGCCGTTCGTGAGGCGGTGGAGCTGGCTGCCGCCAACACGCTCCTGGACTCTGAGCCAGAACAGGTGACAGATACCTGCAGGGAACTCAAAGGCATCATCAGGAGCATGGCCAAGCAGGTTGCGGCGTCGGATTGGCAAGCCATTGCACGTCTCGACATGCAATTCCACACAGCCTTCGTTTCCGGTACCGGAAACACCCGCCTGATCCGGATTTACGAGACACTCGCAGCGGAATCCAGGATGTGCATCCTCAGCCTGGAAGTCGCCTATCCCCGCATCGACGCGCTGGTGCAGGAACACCAGACCCTCCTTGACCTGCTTGAGGCGCGCGACCGGAGCGGACTTCAGCAGGCCATCAAACGCCACATGCGGAAAGCCGTAGAGGACCTCACTTCAACGACGGAAGCAAACGGTATTACGGCATAA
- a CDS encoding alpha/beta hydrolase, with translation METVVWSKPENERAGTPLLVMMHGYGTDEQRMVQLFPELPAEFSCAALRGPMDIGDHHGWFLLDYFLANDFADVITSTNKVFAWINSVKDNHSSVSLLGYSQGMAMASTLLRLRPHAFKATVGLSGFVLENDLLALSESFDSPPPFFWGRDKADLVINGDAIEYTGEWLNANMALTARSYPGMGHRIESPELVDVSAFLRHYVLR, from the coding sequence ATGGAAACGGTGGTCTGGTCCAAGCCCGAGAACGAGCGCGCGGGAACGCCCCTTCTGGTCATGATGCACGGCTACGGCACCGACGAGCAGCGCATGGTGCAGCTCTTTCCCGAACTGCCGGCCGAGTTCAGCTGCGCAGCGCTCCGCGGGCCCATGGACATCGGCGACCATCACGGCTGGTTCCTTCTGGACTATTTCCTGGCCAACGACTTCGCCGACGTGATCACGTCCACCAACAAGGTCTTTGCCTGGATCAACTCGGTCAAGGACAACCACAGCAGCGTCAGCCTTCTCGGCTACTCGCAGGGCATGGCCATGGCCAGCACGCTCCTGCGCCTCCGCCCCCACGCATTCAAGGCCACGGTGGGCCTGTCCGGCTTCGTGCTGGAGAACGATCTGCTCGCGCTCAGTGAGTCCTTCGACAGCCCTCCGCCGTTCTTCTGGGGTCGCGACAAGGCCGATCTTGTCATCAATGGCGATGCCATCGAATACACGGGGGAGTGGCTCAATGCCAACATGGCCTTGACGGCCAGGAGCTACCCCGGCATGGGCCACCGGATTGAATCGCCGGAACTGGTCGATGTGAGCGCCTTCCTGCGCCACTACGTCCTCCGCTGA
- a CDS encoding HAD family phosphatase — MTELRTSWTGAAALLFDLDGVLTPTAVVHEQAWQELFDGYLAETGHAQDYQESDYFDYIDGKPRFDGVRDFLASRGITLPEGPADDDPAHPTVQGLGNRKNLIFNEIVEAHGVVPYAGSVRFIDAALAQGLKLAVVSSSRNAPAVLKAAGLDGYFPVVVDGQVAADAGLPGKPDPATFDYAAGLLDVPAEDCIVVEDAVSGVQAGSAGNFRAVIGVDRGAGHQTLLDAGATFVVDDLNDLL; from the coding sequence ATGACTGAACTCCGCACTTCCTGGACCGGCGCTGCAGCGCTGCTGTTCGACCTCGACGGCGTGCTGACGCCCACCGCCGTCGTGCACGAACAGGCCTGGCAGGAACTCTTCGACGGCTACCTCGCCGAGACCGGCCACGCGCAGGACTACCAGGAGAGCGACTACTTCGACTACATCGACGGCAAGCCGCGCTTCGACGGTGTCCGCGACTTCCTGGCCTCGCGCGGCATCACGCTGCCGGAGGGCCCGGCGGACGACGACCCAGCCCACCCCACCGTGCAGGGCCTGGGCAACCGGAAGAACCTGATCTTCAACGAGATCGTCGAAGCCCACGGGGTGGTGCCGTACGCCGGCTCCGTCCGCTTCATCGACGCCGCCCTCGCGCAGGGCCTCAAACTCGCCGTCGTCTCCTCCTCCCGCAACGCCCCCGCGGTGCTGAAGGCGGCCGGACTGGACGGCTACTTCCCGGTGGTGGTGGACGGCCAGGTGGCCGCCGACGCAGGGCTCCCGGGCAAGCCGGATCCCGCCACCTTCGACTACGCGGCAGGGCTGCTGGACGTCCCGGCGGAAGACTGCATCGTGGTCGAGGACGCGGTGTCCGGCGTGCAGGCCGGCAGTGCCGGGAACTTCCGGGCGGTGATCGGCGTGGACCGCGGCGCGGGCCACCAGACACTGCTCGACGCCGGCGCGACGTTCGTCGTCGACGACCTCAACGACCTCCTCTAA
- a CDS encoding glycoside hydrolase family 65 protein, giving the protein MALISSDRLRFPCEPWKLAESIHVPGDDGTLETLFALGNGHLGIRGAHPTHGDAELPGTFINGFHETWDIKHAENAFGFARTGQRIVYVPDANNFTISIDGEQLSLAESTVQDYRRSVDFATGVYECAVTWACRSGATVTTVERRAVGFDSRGCLGIELSLTADREVSADITSAVVNRQDQPVEDQSAHDPRRAGRHAGRVLLPLHLHGSDGSLRLAWETAESRQRVGMAVDHWISVEQQPFETVVGEDESTVRYVLAVGGGETFRLEKSVSYAVAGADADPGRGEALAAEAELALAAVGTVFAESAAHYGQYWTTADIVVGGQPELQQAVRWSLFQLAQATARAGVAGIPAKGVSGSGYEGHYFWDQEIYLLPYLTYTNPGGARKVLESRHAMLPDARVRAKELSVDGALFPWRTINGLEASAYYAAGTAQFHIAAAIAFASRRYEWASGDAGFRSEIGAELLIETARMWASLGFFGKDGMFHIHGVTGPDEYTAVVNDNLYTNVMARFNLRAAAALDHPGIADTERLLWRQAAERMSLPYDPHMKVYSQDNDFMTLEPWDWSTPRSKYPLLLNFHPLVIYRHQVLKQADTVLAMFLQWQDFTAEEKQRAFDFYDPITTGDSTLSACVQGIMAAEVGYSDVALKHFTEALFIDLDNSHGNTIDGVHIASTGGIWSSLVSGFAGMRDQGELLHFDPRLPAEWDGLSFRLTIRGRLLAVDLVPGAISLALVEGAGPDGGPLDTSPLEVSVRGQRVVVAADGVRVPLETVPVPPPSVFPSVFPTAGLPIVRQ; this is encoded by the coding sequence ATGGCACTCATCAGCTCCGACCGGCTGCGTTTCCCCTGCGAGCCCTGGAAGCTCGCGGAAAGCATCCACGTCCCCGGCGACGACGGCACCCTGGAAACGCTGTTCGCGCTCGGCAACGGCCACCTGGGCATCCGCGGCGCCCACCCGACCCACGGTGACGCCGAACTGCCCGGCACCTTCATCAACGGCTTCCACGAAACCTGGGACATCAAGCACGCCGAGAACGCCTTCGGCTTCGCCCGGACGGGCCAGCGGATCGTGTACGTTCCGGATGCCAACAACTTCACCATCAGCATCGACGGGGAGCAGCTGTCCCTCGCCGAATCGACGGTGCAGGACTACCGCCGCAGCGTGGACTTCGCCACGGGCGTGTACGAATGCGCCGTCACCTGGGCCTGCCGCTCCGGCGCGACGGTCACCACGGTGGAGCGCCGCGCCGTCGGCTTCGATTCACGCGGCTGCCTCGGCATCGAGCTGTCCCTGACGGCGGACCGCGAGGTGTCCGCGGACATCACCTCCGCCGTCGTAAACCGGCAGGACCAGCCTGTGGAGGACCAATCGGCCCACGATCCGCGCCGCGCCGGCCGGCACGCCGGCCGCGTCCTGCTGCCGCTGCACCTGCACGGTTCCGACGGTTCGCTGCGCCTGGCCTGGGAAACCGCGGAATCCCGGCAGCGCGTCGGCATGGCCGTGGACCACTGGATCTCCGTGGAGCAGCAGCCCTTCGAAACCGTGGTGGGGGAGGACGAGTCCACCGTCCGCTACGTCCTGGCCGTGGGCGGCGGCGAGACGTTCCGGCTGGAGAAGTCCGTCAGCTACGCCGTGGCCGGCGCGGATGCGGACCCCGGCCGCGGCGAAGCCCTGGCCGCCGAGGCCGAACTGGCGCTGGCCGCCGTCGGGACGGTCTTCGCCGAAAGCGCGGCCCACTACGGGCAGTACTGGACCACGGCGGACATCGTGGTGGGCGGGCAGCCCGAGCTGCAGCAGGCCGTGCGCTGGAGCCTGTTCCAGCTGGCCCAGGCCACCGCGCGCGCGGGCGTGGCGGGCATCCCCGCCAAGGGCGTGTCCGGTTCCGGCTACGAGGGCCACTACTTCTGGGACCAGGAAATCTACCTCCTGCCCTACCTGACGTACACGAACCCGGGCGGGGCCAGGAAGGTCCTGGAATCCCGGCACGCCATGCTGCCGGACGCGCGCGTCCGGGCCAAGGAACTGAGCGTGGACGGCGCCCTGTTCCCGTGGCGCACCATCAACGGCCTCGAGGCCAGCGCCTACTACGCCGCGGGCACGGCCCAGTTCCACATCGCCGCGGCCATCGCCTTCGCGTCCAGGCGCTACGAATGGGCCAGCGGCGACGCCGGTTTCCGCTCGGAAATCGGCGCCGAACTGCTGATCGAGACCGCCCGCATGTGGGCCTCCCTGGGCTTCTTCGGCAAGGACGGCATGTTCCACATCCATGGCGTCACCGGCCCGGACGAGTACACGGCCGTGGTCAACGACAACCTGTACACCAACGTCATGGCCCGCTTTAACCTGCGCGCCGCCGCGGCCCTGGACCACCCCGGCATCGCGGACACCGAGCGGCTCTTGTGGCGCCAGGCGGCCGAACGCATGTCCCTGCCCTACGACCCGCACATGAAGGTCTACAGCCAGGACAACGACTTCATGACCCTGGAGCCCTGGGACTGGTCCACGCCGCGGTCCAAGTACCCGCTCCTGCTGAACTTCCACCCGCTGGTGATCTACCGGCACCAGGTCCTCAAGCAGGCCGATACCGTGCTGGCCATGTTCCTGCAGTGGCAGGACTTCACGGCCGAGGAAAAGCAGCGCGCCTTCGATTTCTATGACCCCATCACCACCGGCGACTCCACCCTGTCCGCCTGCGTGCAGGGCATCATGGCCGCCGAGGTGGGCTATTCCGACGTCGCGCTCAAGCACTTCACCGAGGCGCTGTTCATCGACCTGGACAACTCGCACGGCAACACGATCGACGGCGTCCACATCGCCTCCACCGGCGGGATCTGGAGCTCCCTCGTGTCCGGCTTCGCCGGCATGCGCGACCAGGGCGAGCTGCTGCATTTCGATCCGCGGCTCCCGGCCGAGTGGGACGGGCTGTCCTTCCGGCTCACCATCCGCGGCCGGCTCCTGGCCGTGGATCTGGTGCCCGGTGCCATCAGCCTCGCGCTGGTCGAGGGAGCAGGGCCCGACGGCGGCCCGCTGGATACCAGCCCGCTGGAGGTCAGCGTGCGCGGCCAGCGCGTCGTCGTCGCCGCGGACGGCGTGAGGGTGCCGCTGGAGACGGTCCCCGTGCCGCCGCCGTCGGTGTTCCCGAGCGTCTTCCCGACGGCTGGCCTCCCCATCGTGAGGCAGTAA